The genomic DNA ATGAGTTTAGATTCTCTTCTACTGCTATGACCGTTTCGGTTTTCGTCGATTATCGTAACTAGGAATGCTTTTGTGAAACAACCAATGATTAAAATGAACATTAGATCTTCTTTCACTTTATGTGAACATTTTGGAAAGCCAAGCATAGATCATCCATGATTTTGGTTGATTGCAGGTTATGATAGAAACATTTATGTCATTTTCGAGCTAATCCGTTTCTGTTTTCTTGTAGATGGAGCTCATTTCTAGACTACGGAATCCATTTATTGTGGAGTATAAGGATTCATGGGTCGAGAAGGTAGATCGAGCTTTAATCGCTATAAGTTATTACTAATGTGCTGTTTAAGGTTGCTGTCTACACTTAAAACATGTACAGTTTAACGATATCGATGGTCGTTTAGGATGGTTAAGAATAAATTTCCCGTTATTCTTAAATCATTCGTTCTTACCATTTTATTGTCTCTAGTTCATCCTTCGTATCGGTATGGTCtaatgtgagattccacatcggttggggaggagaatgaaacatgctttataagggtgtggaaacctccccctagtagacgcgttttaaaaccttgaggggaagcctagaagggaaagcccatagaggacaatatttgctagcggtggtctGGGGCgtttcaaatggtatcaaagctagacactaggCAATGTGCCAACGTGGAGTCTGAGTCTCGGAAGGGGGGAGGGGggctggattgtgagatcccacatcgattggggaggagaacgaaacattctttgtaagggtgtggaaacctctccctagcagacgcattttaaaaccttgaggagaagcccagaagggaaagcccaaagaggacaatatctgctagcgatgggcttgggccgtttcAAACGGTACTAGAGCCAGACAAcgagcgatgtgccaatgaggaggaGCCCTAAAGGAGGTgtacacgaggcagtgtgccagcaaggatactggacttcgaagagggtggattgtgagatgctagcggtggggttggGCCGtttcaaatgatattagagtcaaacattgagtgatgtgccaacgaggaggctgagccttaAAGGGGGTGTACACAAGGCAGTgtaccaacaaggacgctgggctccgaagggggtggattgtgagatcccatatcaattggggaggagaacgaaacattctttataaggatgtggaaacctctccctagcaaacgcgtttaaaccttgaggggaagctcgaagaggacaatatctgctagcggtggacttgagccgttacatcTAATCTAATctcttttgttatttctttgttGACAGGGTTGCTATGTGTGCATTATTATAGGTTATTGTGAAGGAGGGGACATGTAAGTACTTTTCTAGCCCAATGTTCATCATGTTNNNNNNNNNNNNNNNNNNNNNNNNNNNNNNNNNNNNNNNNNNNNNNNNNNNNNNNNNNNNNNNNNNNNNNNNNNNNNNNNNNNNNNNNNNNNNNNNNNNNNNNNNNNNNNNNNNNNNNNNNNNNNNNNNNNNNNNNNNNNNNNNNNNNNNNNNNNNNNNNNNNNNNNNNNNNNNNNNNNNNNNNNNNNNNNNNNNNNNNNNNNNNNNNNNNNNNNNNNNNNNNNNNNNNNNNNNNNNNNNNNNNNNNNNNNNNNNNNNNNNNNNNNNNNNNNNNNNNNNNNNNNNNNNNNNNNNNNNNNNNNNNNNNNNNNNNNNNNNNNNNNNNNNNNNNNNNNNNNNNNNNNNNNNNNNNNNNNNNNNNNNNNNNNNNNNNNNNNNNNNNNNNNNNNNNNNNNNNNNNNNNNNNNNNNNNNNNNNNNNNNNNNNNNNNNNNNNNNNNNNNNNNNNNNNNNNNNNNNNNNNNNNNNNNNNNNNNNNNNNNNNNNNNNNNNNNNNNNNNNNNNNNNNNNNNNNNNNNNNNNNNNNNNNNNNNNNNNNNNNNNNNNNNNNNNNNNNNNNNNNNNNNNNNNNNNNNNNNNNNNNNNNNNNNNNNNNNNNNNNNNNNNNNNNNNNNNNNNNNNNNNNNNNNNNNNNNNNNNNNNNNNNNNNNNNNNNNNNNNNNNNNNNNNNNNNNNNNNNNNNNNNNNNNNNNNNNNNNNNNNNNNNNNNNNNNNNNNNNNNNNNNNNNNNNNNNNNNNNNNNNNNNNNNNNNNNNNNNNNNNNNNNNNNNNNNNNNNNNNNNNNNNNNNNNNNNNNNNNNNNNNNNNNNNNNNNNNNNNNNNNNNNNNNNNNNNNNNNNNNNNNNNNNNNNNNNNNNNNNNNNNNNNNNNNNNNNNNNNNNNNNNNNNNNNNNNNNNNNNNNNNNNNNNNNNNNNNNNNNNNNNNNNNNNNNNNNNNNNNNNNNNNNNNNNNNNNNNNNNNNNNNNNNNNNNNNNNNNNNNNNNNNNNNNNNNNNNNNNNNNNNNNNNNNNNNNNNNNNNNNNNNNNNNNNNNNNNNNNNNNNNNNNNNNNNNNNNNNNNNNNNNNNNNNNNNNNNNNNNNNNNNNNNNNNNNNNNNNNNNNNNNNNNNNNNNNNNNNNNNNNNNNNNNNNNNNNNNNNNNNNNNNNNNNNNNNNNNNNNNNNNNNNNNNNNNNNNNNNNNNNNNNNNNNNNNNNNNNNNNNNNNNNNNNNNNNNNNNNNNNNNNNNNNNNNNNNNNNNNNNNNNNNNNNNNNNNNNNNNNNNNNNNNNNNNNNNNNNNNNNNNNNNNNNNNNNNNNNNNNNNNNNNNNNNNNNNNNNNNNNNNNNNNNNNNNNNNNNNNNNNNNNNNNNNNNNNNNNNNNNNNNNNNNNNNNNNNNNNNNNNNNNNNNNNNNNNNNNNNNNNNNNNNNNNNNNNNNNNNNNNNNNNNNNNNNNNNNNNNNNNNNNNNNNNNNNNNNNNNNNNNNNNNNNNNNNNNNNNNNNNNNNNNNNNNNNNNNNNNNNNNNNNNNNNNNNNNNNNNNNNNNNNNNNNNNNNNNNNNNNNNNNNNNNNNNNNNNNNNNNNNNNNNNNNNNNNNNNNNNNNNNNNNNNNNNNNNNNNNNNNNNNNNNNNNNNNNNNNNNNNNNNNNNNNNNNNNNNNNNNNNNNNNNNNNNNNNNNNNNNNNNNNNNNNNNNNNNNNNNNNNNNNNNNNNNNNNNNNNNNNNNNNNNNNNNNNNNNNNNNNNNNNNNNNNNNNNNNNNNNNNNNNNNNNNNNNNNNNNNNNNNNNNNNNNNNNNNNNNNNNNNNNNNNNNNNNNNNNNNNNNNNNNNNNNNNNNNNNNNNNNNNNNNNNNNNNNNNNNNNNNNNNNNNNNNNNNNNNNNNNNNNNNNNNNNNNNNNNNNNNNNNNNNNNNNNNNNNNNNNNNNNNNNNNNNNNNNNNNNNNNNNNNNNNNNNNNNNNNNNNNNNNNNNNNNNNNNNNNNNNNNNNNNNNNNNNNNNNNNNNNNNNNNNNNNNNNNNNNNNNNNNNNNNNNNNNNNNNNNNNNNNNNNNNNNNNNNNNNNNNNNNNNNNNNNNNNNNNNNNNNNNNNNNNNNNNNNNNNNNNNNNNNNNNNNNNNNNNNNNNNNNNNNNNNNNNNNNNNNNNNNNNNNNNNNNNNNNNNNNNNNNNNNNNNNNNNNNNNNNNNNNNNNNNNNNNNNNNNNNNNNNNNNNNNNNNNNNNNNNNNNNNNNNNNNNNNNNNNNNNNNNNNNNNNNNNNNNNNNNNNNNNNNNNNNNNNNNNNNNNNNNNNNNNNNNNNNNNNNNNNNNNNNNNNNNNNNNNNNNNNNNNNNNNNNNNNNNNNNNNNNNNNNNNNNNNNNNNNNNNNNNNNNNNNNNNNNNNNNNNNNNNNNNNNNNNNNNNNNNNNNNNNNNNNNNNNNNNNNNNNNNNNNNNNNNNNNNNNNNNNNNNNNNNNNNNNNNNNNNNNNNNNNNNNNNNNNNNNNNNNNNNNNNNNNNNNNNNNNNNNNNNNNNNNNNNNNNNNNNNNNNNNNNNNNNNNNNNNNNNNNNNNNNNNNNNNNNNNNNNNNNNNNNNNNNNNNNNNNNNNNNNNNNNNNNNNNNNNNNNNNNNNNNNNNNNNNNNNNNNNNNNNNNNNNNNNNNNNNNNNNNNNNNNNNNNNNNNNNNNNNNNNNNNNNNNNNNNNNNNNNNNNNNNNNNNNNNNNNNNNNNNNNNNNNNNNNNNNNNNNNNNNNNNNNNNNNNNNNNNNNNNNNNNNNNNNNNNNNNNNNNNNNNNNNNNNNNNNNNNNNNNNNNNNNNNNNNNNNNNNNNNNNNNNNNNNNNNNNNNNNNNNNNNNNNNNNNNNNNNNNNNNNNNNNNNNNNNNNNNNNNNNNNNNNNNNNNNNNNNNNNNNNNNNNNNNNNNNNNNNNNNNNNNNNNNNNNNNNNNNNNNNNNNNNNNNNNNNNNNNNNNNNNNNNNNNNNNNNNNNNNNNNNNNNNNNNNNNNNNNNNNNNNNNNNNNNNNNNNNNNNNNNNNNNNNNNNNNNNNNNNNNNNNNNNNNNNNNNNNNNNNNNNNNNNNNNNNNNNNNNNNNNNNNNNNNNNNNNNNNNNNNNNNNNNNNNNNNNNNNNNNNNNNNNNNNNNNNNNNNNNNNNNNNNNNNNNNNNNNNNNNNNNNNNNNNNNNNNNNNNNNNNNNNNNNNNNNNNNNNNNNNNNNNNNNNNNNNNNNNNNNNNNNNNNNNNNNNNNNNNNNNNNNNNNNNNNNNNNNNNNNNNNNNNNNNNNNNNNNNNNNNNNNNNNNNNNNNNNNNNNNNNNNNNNNNNNNNNNNNNNNNNNNNNNNNNNNNNNNNNNNNNNNNNNNNNNNNNNNNNNNNNNNNNNNNNNNNNNNNNNNNNNNNNNNNNNNNNNNNNNNNNNNNNNNNNNNNNNNNNNNNNNNNNNNNNNNNNNNNNNNNNNNNNNNNNNNNNNNNNNNNNNNNNNNNNNNNNNNNNNNNNNNNNNNNNNNNNNNNNNNNNNNNNNNNNNNNNNNNNNNNNNNNNNNNNNNNNNNNNNNNNNNNNNNNNNNNNNNNNNNNNNNNNNNNNNNNNNNNNNNNNNNNNNNNNNNNNNNNNNNNNNNNNNNNNNNNNNNNNNNNNNNNNNNNNNNNNNNNNNNNNNNNNNNNNNNNNNNNNNNNNNNNNNNNNNNNNNNNNNNNNNNNNNNNNNNNNNNNNNNNNNNNNNNNNNNNNNNNNNNNNNNNNNNNNNNNNNNNNNNNNNNNNNNNNNNNNNNNNNNNNNNNNNNNNNNNNNNNNNNNNNNNNNNNNNNNNNNNNNNNNNNNNNNNNNNNNNNNNNNNNNNNNNNNNNNNNNNNNNNNNNNNNNNNNNNNNNNNNNNNNNNNNNNNNNNNNNNNNNNNNNNNNNNNNNNNNNNNNNNNNNNNNNNNNNNNNNNNNNNNNNNNNNNNNNNNNNNNNNNNNNNNNNNNNNNNNNNNNNNNNNNNNNNNNNNNNNNNNNNNNNNNNNNNNNNNNNNNNNNNNNNNNNNNNNNNNNNNNNNNNNNNNNNNNNNNNNNNNNNNNNNNNNNNNNNNNNNNNNNNNNNNNNNNNNNNNNNNNNNNNNNNNNNNNNNNNNNNNNNNNNNNNNNNNNNNNNNNNNNNNNNNNNNNNNNNNNNNNNNNNNNNNNNNNNNNNNNNNNNNNNNNNNNNNNNNNNNNNNNNNNNNNNNNNNNNNNNNNNNNNNNNNNNNNNNNNNNNNNNNNNNNNNNNNNNNNNNNNNNNNNNNNNNNNNNNNNNNNNNNNNNNNNNNNNNNNNNNNNNNNNNNNNNNNNNNNNNNNNNNNNNNNNNNNNNNNNNNNNNNNNNNNNNNNNNNNNNNNNNNNNNNNNNNNNNNNNNNNNNNNNNNNNNNNNNNNNNNNNNNNNNNNNNNNNNNNNNNNNNNNNNNNNNNNNNNNNNNNNNNNNNNNNNNNNNNNNNNNNNNNNNNNNNNNNNNNNNNNNNNNNNNNNNNNNNNNNNNNNNNNNNNNNNNNNNNNNNNNNNNNNNNNNNNNNNNNNNNNNNNNNNNNNNNNNNNNNNNNNNNNNNNNNNNNNNNNNNNNNNNNNNNNNNNNNNNNNNNNNNNNNNNNNNNNNNNNNNNNNNNNNNNNNNNNNNNNNNNNNNNNNNNNNNNNNNNNNNNNNNNNNNNNNNNNNNNNNNNNNNNNNNNNNNNNNNNNNNNNNNNNNNNNNNNNNNNNNNNNNNNNNNNNNNNNNNNNNNNNNNNNNNNNNNNNNNNNNNNNNNNNNNNNNNNNNNNNNNNNNNNNNNNNNNNNNNNNNNNNNNNNNNNNNNNNNNNNNNNNNNNNNNNNNNNNNNNNNNNNNNNNNNNNNNNNNNNNNNNNNNNNNNNNNNNNNNNNNNNNNNNNNNNNNNNNNNNNNNNNNNNNNNNNNNNNNNNNNNNNNNNNNNNNNNNNNNNNNNNNNNNNNNNNNNNNNNNNNNNNNNNNNNNNNNNNNNNNNNNNNNNNNNNNNNNNNNNNNNNNNNNNNNNNNNNNNNNNNNNNNNNNNNNNNNNNNNNNNNNNNNNNNNNNNNNNNNNNNNNNNNNNNNNNNNNNNNNNNNNNNNNNNNNNNNNNNNNNNNNNNNNNNNNNNNNNNNNNNNNNNNNNNNNNNNNNNNNNNNNNNNNNNNNNNNNNNNNNNNNNNNNNNNNNNNNNNNNNNNNNNNNNNNNNNNNNNNNNNNNNNNNNNNNNNNNNNNNNNNNNNNNNNNNNNNNNNNNNNNNNNNNNNNNNNNNNNNNNNNNNNNNNNNNNNNNNNNNNNNNNNNNNNNNNNNNNNNNNNNNNNNNNNNNNNNNNNNNNNNNNNNNNNNNNNNNNNNNNNNNNNNNNNNNNNNNNNNNNNNNNNNNNNNNNNNNNNNNNNNNNNNNNNNNNNNNNNNNNNNNNNNNNNNNNNNNNNNNNNNNNNNNNNNNNNNNNNNNNNNNNNNNNNNNNNNNNNNNNNNNNNNNNNNNNNNNNNNNNNNNNNNNNNNNNNNNNNNNNNNNNNNNNNNNNNNNNNNNNNNNNNNNNNNNNNNNNNNNNNNNNNNNNNNNNNNNNNNNNNNNNNNNNNNNNNNNNNNNNNNNNNNNNNNNNNNNNNNNNNNNNNNNNNNNNNNNNNNNNNNNNNNNNNNNNNNNNNNNNNNNNNNNNNNNNNNNNNNNNNNNNNNNNNNNNNNNNNNNNNNNNNNNNNNNNNNNNNNNNNNNNNNNNNNNNNNNNNNNNNNNNNNNNNNNNNNNNNNNNNNNNNNNNNNNNNNNNNNNNNNNNNNNNNNNNNNNNNNNNNNNNNNNNNNNNNNNNNNNNNNNNNNNNNNNNNNNNNNNNNTTTTTGTCTTGGCCATATAATTTGGATAGAATGGATGGTCATTAGGCACGAAATCTGAACGCCTTGGATGATCCATGGAAAATAAGGCTGTTTCAGCTGTTGGTTTGGACATGTTCGGTTCCCTGGTGCCGGAGTGATCTTTGTGCTGATACTGCCTCGGGATCGAAAGGTTTCGTCTACAAGAACAAGCATTTGATTCATTCACTATCTGTTCGATTTGAGAACGACTTATATGGTCACTCTTGCTCGTATATGATCTCCGAGTTTCATTGAGATTCATGTTTAGTCTCTAAGAAAAGCCAAGAAAAACCAGTAAACAAAGTGAATGTGTAATCGAACAGCTACGAGATGAATCATGGAGTTTACGTTGTATACTTTTTCGAGATTTGTGCCAATGAGACGCTTACGTCGCCTCCTTTCGAGAAGCTCTTCCTCGTCCTCGAGCAGCTGGATCCGACTCACCCGAGCTCGAACTTGGATTGCCATCAAAGCTTGCAGGCTCTTTAAGGTAGCAGCTGTTTGTTTCCTCACAAGATAGCCTCTCACAAGTGCTTGTATCTTAACCAGTGCTCTTAAAGCATGCAATGCTTTCCTTGCCTAGAGCAACA from Cucurbita pepo subsp. pepo cultivar mu-cu-16 unplaced genomic scaffold, ASM280686v2 Cp4.1_scaffold000561, whole genome shotgun sequence includes the following:
- the LOC111785564 gene encoding protein IQ-DOMAIN 31-like, producing MGKAAKWILNLLLGKKEEHQKNQMKKKMGSSSFSDHSANLKLKWSFRKTNLLLTHKLSKSVGSIHTIQALKHVAMADEKKPPSSARNAAATTIQSAYRSHLARKALHALRALVKIQALVRGYLVRKQTAATLKSLQALMAIQVRARVSRIQLLEDEEELLERRRRKRLIGTNLEKVYNVNSMIHLVAVRLHIHFVYWFFLAFLRD